One Candidatus Methylomirabilota bacterium genomic region harbors:
- the leuB gene encoding 3-isopropylmalate dehydrogenase, whose amino-acid sequence MASYRIAVLPGDGIGQEVTPEAMRVLETVGKRTGTSFEFEQALVGGSAIDATGEPLPPATLDLCRRANAILFGAVGGPKWDDIATEKRPERGLLAIRKELDLYANLRPAKCFPMLVDASPLKRSVVEGTDLMVIRELTGGLYYGEPRGVERFADGGARAINTMSYTSREIERVVRMGFEVARKRRKKLTSVDKSNVLVVSQLWREIANRLAKDYPDVSLEHVLVDNCAMALVHKPTQFDTIVTENTFGDILSDEAAILAGSMGMLPSASIGGTVGLYEPVHGTAPDIAGKGLANPIAAILSAAMLLRYSLNMGSDADRIERAVLDVLAAGHRTADIASSGEKKIGTKEMGDLVVRAVEAQS is encoded by the coding sequence GTGGCGAGCTACAGGATCGCGGTCCTTCCGGGCGACGGCATCGGGCAGGAGGTGACGCCCGAGGCGATGCGCGTCCTCGAGACGGTCGGCAAGCGCACGGGAACCTCGTTCGAGTTCGAGCAGGCGCTGGTCGGCGGGTCGGCGATCGACGCGACGGGCGAGCCGCTGCCGCCGGCCACGCTCGACCTCTGCCGGCGCGCGAATGCCATCCTGTTCGGCGCGGTAGGCGGTCCGAAGTGGGACGATATCGCGACCGAGAAGCGGCCCGAGCGCGGGCTGCTCGCCATCCGCAAGGAGCTCGACCTCTACGCGAACCTGCGCCCGGCGAAGTGCTTCCCGATGCTGGTCGACGCCTCGCCGCTCAAGCGCTCGGTCGTCGAGGGCACCGACCTGATGGTCATCCGCGAGCTGACCGGCGGTCTCTACTACGGTGAGCCCCGCGGGGTCGAGCGCTTCGCCGACGGCGGCGCGCGCGCCATCAACACCATGTCCTACACGTCCCGCGAGATCGAGCGCGTGGTCCGCATGGGGTTCGAGGTCGCGCGCAAGCGGCGGAAGAAGCTGACGTCCGTCGACAAGTCGAACGTGCTCGTGGTCTCGCAGCTCTGGCGCGAGATCGCGAACCGCCTCGCGAAGGACTATCCGGACGTGAGCCTCGAGCACGTGCTCGTCGACAACTGCGCGATGGCCCTGGTCCACAAGCCGACGCAGTTCGACACCATCGTGACCGAGAACACGTTCGGCGACATCCTGTCGGACGAGGCGGCGATCCTCGCCGGGTCGATGGGCATGCTGCCGTCGGCCTCGATCGGCGGCACCGTCGGCCTCTACGAGCCCGTGCACGGCACCGCGCCCGACATCGCGGGCAAGGGGCTCGCCAACCCGATCGCCGCAATCCTTTCGGCGGCCATGCTGCTGCGCTACTCTTTGAACATGGGCTCGGACGCCGATCGCATCGAGCGCGCCGTGCTCGACGTGCTCGCCGCGGGGCATCGCACGGCCGACATCGCTTCGTCCGGAGAGAAGAAGATCGGGACGAAGGAGATGGGCGACCTCGTCGTGCGCGCCGTGGAGGCGCAGTCCTAG
- the fdhD gene encoding formate dehydrogenase accessory sulfurtransferase FdhD has product MRTFFRLKGERVEEITAEVVREQPLTVYVNGERFLTLLCSPMQLDALVIGYLWMEKIIGGLEEIRSLEISVVDGRADVVLTEPVTLPTERILTSGCGGGITFRIDHRLFPRLESSLRVAPAALAAQMKELAAAAVHYRVSRGIHGAALSDGARLLVVAEDVGRHNAVDKVKGEAMKQDIATVDRILLSTGRISSEMLLKAARMGVPVVASRTSPTEMAVALAEQLGVTVCGYVRPDGLNLYAGHAVDLAVEPVSRHG; this is encoded by the coding sequence GTGAGGACGTTTTTCCGTCTCAAGGGCGAGCGCGTCGAAGAAATCACTGCGGAAGTCGTCCGTGAGCAGCCGCTGACGGTCTACGTCAACGGCGAGCGCTTTCTGACCTTGCTCTGCTCGCCGATGCAGCTCGACGCGCTCGTGATCGGCTACCTCTGGATGGAGAAGATCATCGGTGGCCTCGAGGAGATCCGGTCCCTGGAGATCTCGGTGGTCGACGGCCGCGCCGACGTCGTCCTCACCGAGCCCGTGACGCTGCCGACCGAGCGCATCCTGACCTCGGGGTGCGGCGGCGGCATCACCTTCCGCATCGACCATCGGCTGTTTCCGCGGCTCGAGTCTTCGCTGCGCGTGGCGCCGGCGGCGCTCGCGGCGCAGATGAAGGAGCTCGCCGCAGCCGCTGTCCACTACCGGGTCTCACGCGGCATTCACGGCGCCGCGCTGTCCGACGGTGCGCGTCTGCTCGTCGTCGCCGAGGACGTCGGCCGGCACAACGCCGTCGACAAGGTGAAGGGCGAGGCGATGAAGCAGGACATCGCGACGGTCGACCGGATCTTGCTGTCGACCGGCCGGATCTCGTCCGAGATGCTCCTGAAGGCAGCGCGCATGGGGGTGCCCGTCGTGGCATCGCGGACGTCGCCGACCGAGATGGCGGTCGCGCTCGCGGAGCAGCTCGGCGTCACCGTCTGCGGCTACGTACGCCCGGACGGCCTGAACCTCTACGCGGGCCACGCCGTCGATCTGGCGGTGGAGCCGGTTTCCCGTCATGGCTGA
- a CDS encoding 2-isopropylmalate synthase, with protein sequence MDRVIIFDTTLRDGEQSPGFSMNTMEKLEMARQLARLNVDVIEAGFPISSEEDFEATREVAKQVGTLEGAPIICGLSRVGLGDIDRCWEAVKYARRSRIHTFVATSDIHLKYKLRKSRAEVLKASVEAVRHAREYCEDVEFSPEDASRSDFDYMCDVLSAVIDAGARTINIPDTVGYAVPKEWGERIASIREKVQGIEKAVVSVHCHNDLGQAVANSLWALMHGARQVECTINGIGERAGNASLEEIVMALRTRKDFFGVETQVRTQELFRTSRLLSHITGVHVQPNKAIVGENAFAHEAGIHQDGVLKEKLTYEIMKPEDIGRASNKLVMGKHSGRHALAARLKDLGFDLAGGDLDRAFTKFKDLADRKKEVFDEDLIAIVTDDATQMQETYALEYLHVISGTGIIPSATVKLKKEGQSFQDSAVGDGPVDAVLVAIDAITGMKGRLQDYALRAATSGKDAIGEVSVKVDFDGTIVSGKGASTDVIEASARAYLSALNRLMQTTSGKRLKEVGP encoded by the coding sequence ATGGATCGGGTGATCATCTTCGACACGACGCTGCGGGACGGCGAGCAGTCGCCCGGGTTCTCCATGAACACGATGGAGAAGCTGGAAATGGCGCGCCAGCTCGCGCGTCTGAACGTCGACGTCATCGAGGCCGGCTTCCCGATCTCCTCCGAGGAGGACTTCGAAGCGACGCGCGAGGTCGCGAAGCAGGTGGGCACGCTCGAGGGCGCGCCGATCATCTGCGGCCTGTCCCGCGTCGGGCTCGGGGACATCGACCGCTGCTGGGAGGCCGTGAAGTACGCGCGCCGCTCGCGCATCCACACCTTCGTCGCGACCTCCGACATCCACCTGAAGTACAAGCTGCGCAAGTCGCGCGCGGAGGTCCTCAAGGCGTCGGTGGAGGCGGTGCGGCACGCGCGGGAGTACTGCGAGGACGTCGAGTTCTCGCCCGAAGACGCGTCGCGCTCGGACTTCGACTACATGTGCGACGTCCTCTCGGCGGTCATCGACGCCGGCGCCCGGACGATCAACATCCCCGACACCGTCGGCTACGCGGTGCCCAAGGAGTGGGGCGAGCGGATCGCGAGCATCCGCGAGAAGGTGCAGGGCATCGAGAAGGCCGTCGTCTCGGTGCACTGCCACAACGACCTCGGTCAGGCCGTCGCGAACTCGCTCTGGGCCCTGATGCACGGGGCGCGGCAGGTGGAGTGCACCATCAACGGCATCGGCGAGCGCGCCGGCAACGCGTCGCTCGAGGAGATCGTGATGGCGCTCCGCACGCGGAAGGACTTCTTCGGCGTCGAGACGCAGGTCCGGACGCAGGAGCTGTTCCGGACGTCGCGCCTGCTCTCCCACATCACCGGCGTCCACGTCCAGCCGAACAAGGCCATCGTCGGTGAGAACGCCTTCGCGCACGAGGCCGGGATCCACCAGGACGGCGTGCTCAAGGAGAAGCTCACCTACGAGATCATGAAGCCCGAGGACATCGGGCGCGCCTCGAACAAGCTGGTGATGGGCAAGCACTCCGGCCGTCATGCGCTGGCGGCGCGGCTCAAGGATCTCGGCTTCGACCTCGCGGGCGGCGACCTCGACCGCGCGTTCACGAAGTTCAAGGACCTCGCGGACCGGAAGAAGGAAGTCTTCGACGAGGACCTGATCGCGATCGTCACGGACGACGCGACGCAGATGCAGGAGACGTACGCGCTCGAATACCTGCACGTGATCAGCGGCACGGGGATCATTCCGTCCGCGACCGTGAAGCTGAAGAAGGAAGGTCAGAGCTTCCAGGACTCGGCGGTGGGCGACGGCCCGGTGGACGCGGTCCTGGTGGCGATCGACGCGATCACGGGGATGAAGGGGCGCCTGCAAGACTACGCGCTGCGCGCCGCGACCTCCGGCAAGGACGCCATCGGCGAAGTCTCCGTCAAGGTCGACTTCGACGGGACGATCGTCAGCGGCAAGGGGGCCTCGACCGACGTGATCGAAGCGAGCGCCCGCGCGTACCTCTCCGCGCTGAATCGCCTCATGCAGACGACCAGCGGCAAGCGGCTCAAGGAAGTCGGACCGTAG
- a CDS encoding phosphatidylserine decarboxylase produces MAGRRDSDKPSDKGGKKRSRLPVASEGWPFILVPAAIAAGLALTGRRKLALPFAAASAASLGFFRDPERETPTLQHAVVSPADGRVMEIADAVDPFVGPSVRIAIFLSPLDVHVNRAPISGLVVSAQYTAGHFAAAFRPGIEESNERCAIHIQGESARVTVVQIAGVAARRIVCRVSAGDKIEAGERFGMIRFGSRTDCYVPRGTDVRVRVGDRVVGGVTILGVLP; encoded by the coding sequence ATGGCCGGACGTCGAGACTCCGACAAGCCGAGCGACAAGGGCGGCAAGAAGCGCTCGCGGCTGCCGGTCGCGAGCGAGGGCTGGCCGTTCATCCTGGTGCCCGCGGCCATCGCCGCGGGCCTCGCCCTCACGGGGCGGCGCAAGCTGGCGCTGCCGTTCGCGGCCGCCTCGGCCGCGTCGCTCGGGTTCTTCCGCGATCCCGAACGCGAGACGCCGACCCTGCAGCACGCGGTCGTGTCCCCCGCGGACGGCCGCGTCATGGAGATCGCGGACGCCGTGGATCCGTTCGTCGGACCATCCGTGCGCATCGCGATCTTCCTCTCGCCGCTCGACGTGCACGTGAACCGCGCGCCGATCTCGGGGCTCGTGGTCAGCGCGCAGTACACGGCCGGACATTTCGCTGCGGCGTTCCGGCCGGGCATCGAGGAGTCGAACGAGCGGTGCGCGATCCACATCCAGGGTGAGTCGGCGCGGGTGACGGTGGTGCAGATCGCCGGGGTTGCGGCGCGCCGGATCGTCTGTCGCGTGTCGGCGGGCGACAAGATCGAGGCCGGCGAGCGCTTCGGCATGATCCGTTTCGGCTCGCGGACCGACTGCTACGTGCCGCGTGGCACGGACGTGCGCGTGCGGGTGGGCGACCGCGTGGTCGGCGGCGTCACCATCCTCGGAGTCCTGCCGTGA
- a CDS encoding aspartate-semialdehyde dehydrogenase: MAPGVTVAVVGATGAAGQTTLRILEERKFPVRELRCFASERSVGKTVTFAGEEVPIRRLEPSAFTGIDIAFCSAGTAQSKEWSPQLVSAGAVVVDKSNAFRMDPAVPLVVPEINPHAAKRHQGILACPNCTTIITVMPLKPLHDAARLRRVIAVSYQSVSGAGVNGIADLREQTLAWARGESLEAKHFAHPIAFNLIPAIDAFQPDGYTGEEWKLVNETRKILEEPDLPVMPTTVRVPVFTCHSIAVTAETERKVEVAEARTLFERFPGLTLWDEPAEKRYPMPVLVEGQDDCYVGRVREDLSHPRGLSFWVVGDQLRKGAATNAVQIAELLLG, from the coding sequence GTGGCACCGGGTGTGACCGTCGCCGTCGTCGGCGCGACCGGCGCGGCCGGCCAGACGACGCTCCGCATCCTCGAAGAACGGAAGTTCCCGGTCCGCGAGCTCCGCTGCTTCGCTTCCGAGCGCTCCGTCGGCAAGACCGTGACCTTCGCCGGCGAGGAGGTGCCGATCCGGAGGCTCGAGCCGTCGGCGTTCACGGGCATCGACATCGCCTTCTGCTCGGCGGGCACCGCGCAGTCGAAGGAATGGTCGCCCCAGCTGGTTTCCGCGGGCGCCGTCGTCGTCGACAAGTCGAACGCGTTCCGCATGGATCCCGCGGTCCCGCTCGTCGTGCCGGAGATCAATCCGCACGCGGCGAAGCGGCACCAGGGCATCCTCGCGTGCCCGAACTGCACGACGATCATCACGGTGATGCCGCTCAAGCCGCTGCACGATGCCGCGCGTCTCCGGCGCGTGATCGCGGTGAGCTACCAGTCGGTCTCCGGCGCCGGCGTGAACGGCATCGCCGACCTGCGTGAGCAGACGCTCGCGTGGGCGCGCGGCGAGTCGCTCGAGGCGAAGCACTTCGCGCACCCGATCGCCTTCAACCTGATCCCGGCGATCGACGCCTTCCAGCCGGACGGCTACACGGGCGAAGAGTGGAAGCTCGTCAACGAGACGCGGAAGATCCTCGAAGAGCCGGACCTCCCCGTGATGCCGACGACGGTGCGCGTCCCGGTGTTCACGTGCCATTCGATCGCGGTCACCGCGGAGACGGAGCGGAAGGTCGAGGTGGCCGAGGCGCGCACGCTGTTCGAGCGCTTCCCCGGGCTCACGCTCTGGGACGAGCCGGCGGAGAAGCGGTATCCGATGCCGGTCCTGGTCGAGGGCCAGGACGACTGCTACGTGGGCCGCGTGCGCGAGGATCTCTCGCACCCGCGCGGTCTCAGCTTCTGGGTCGTGGGCGACCAGCTGCGCAAGGGAGCGGCGACCAACGCCGTCCAGATCGCCGAGCTGCTGCTCGGGTAG
- the ilvC gene encoding ketol-acid reductoisomerase, whose product MPAKIYYDQDADLGLLKGKKIAIIGYGSQGHAHALNLHDSGQDVVVGLYKGSKSWAKAEKDGLRVATVAEATAMSDVVMILLPDQSQREVFEKEIKGGLSKGKMLMFAHGFNIHFNQVVPPADVDVAMIAPKAPGHIMRDLFTQGPGVPALIAVYQDVTGKAKDVALAYGKGVGCARAGVLETTFKEETETDLFGEQAALCGGISHLIKASYETLVEAGYQPEVAYFECMHEMKLIVDLFYQGGLAYMRYSVSDTAEYGDYTRGPRVVSEQTKAEMKKILGEIQSGQFAREWVLENQANRAGFLAMRRRDAEHPIEEVGKRLRGMMAWIKPPRM is encoded by the coding sequence ATGCCCGCGAAGATCTACTACGACCAGGACGCCGATCTCGGCCTGCTCAAGGGCAAGAAGATCGCGATCATCGGGTACGGCAGCCAGGGCCATGCCCACGCGCTGAACCTCCACGACTCGGGCCAGGACGTCGTGGTCGGGCTCTACAAGGGCTCGAAGAGCTGGGCGAAGGCGGAGAAGGACGGCCTGCGCGTCGCGACCGTGGCGGAAGCGACGGCGATGTCGGACGTCGTCATGATCCTGCTTCCGGACCAGAGTCAACGCGAGGTGTTCGAGAAGGAGATCAAAGGCGGGCTGAGCAAGGGCAAGATGCTCATGTTCGCCCACGGCTTCAACATCCACTTCAACCAGGTGGTGCCGCCGGCCGACGTCGACGTCGCGATGATCGCGCCGAAGGCGCCGGGCCACATCATGCGCGACCTCTTCACGCAGGGTCCGGGCGTTCCCGCGCTCATCGCGGTCTACCAGGACGTCACGGGCAAGGCGAAGGACGTGGCGCTCGCGTACGGCAAGGGCGTCGGCTGCGCGCGCGCGGGCGTGCTCGAGACGACGTTCAAGGAAGAGACCGAAACCGATCTCTTCGGCGAGCAGGCCGCGCTCTGCGGCGGCATCTCGCACCTCATCAAGGCCTCGTACGAGACGCTGGTCGAAGCGGGCTACCAGCCCGAGGTCGCGTACTTCGAGTGCATGCACGAGATGAAGCTGATCGTCGACCTGTTCTACCAGGGCGGCCTCGCGTACATGCGCTACTCGGTCAGCGACACGGCCGAGTACGGCGACTACACGCGCGGCCCCCGGGTCGTGTCCGAGCAGACCAAGGCGGAGATGAAGAAGATCCTCGGCGAGATCCAGTCCGGCCAGTTCGCTCGGGAGTGGGTGCTCGAGAACCAGGCGAACCGTGCCGGGTTCCTCGCCATGCGCCGGCGCGACGCGGAGCACCCGATCGAGGAAGTCGGCAAGCGCCTGCGCGGCATGATGGCCTGGATCAAGCCGCCGCGGATGTAA
- the pssA gene encoding CDP-diacylglycerol--serine O-phosphatidyltransferase, with protein MIRRHSKAARRRRWQELRERRSQGIFLLPSLLTTGNLFCGFFAMILTVQGRYTEAVLAIYVAMIMDLLDGRVARLMKATSQFGVEFDSLADVVSFCVAPGFLVYSFALSQLGRPAWFGAFLFVICGALRLARFNVQTGSVDKRYFVGLSTPAAAGAVVSTVMFLEKADLPRWHLTAIAVGTYCVALLMVSTFKYWSFKEVDVARRHPAQALLVVVLGVMIVATNHELFLFLIFLGYALSGPVRRLIVGRAPVVAPAEPAHSERP; from the coding sequence ATGATCAGACGGCATTCCAAAGCCGCGCGCCGGCGGCGGTGGCAGGAGCTCCGCGAGCGGCGCAGTCAGGGCATCTTCCTGCTGCCGAGCCTGCTCACGACCGGGAACCTCTTCTGCGGCTTCTTCGCGATGATCCTGACCGTGCAGGGGCGCTACACCGAAGCGGTGCTGGCGATCTACGTCGCCATGATCATGGACCTGCTCGACGGCCGTGTTGCGCGGCTGATGAAGGCGACGAGCCAGTTCGGCGTCGAGTTCGACTCGCTCGCGGACGTCGTCTCGTTCTGCGTCGCGCCCGGCTTCCTCGTCTACTCGTTCGCGCTCTCACAGCTCGGGCGGCCCGCGTGGTTCGGCGCCTTCCTGTTCGTGATCTGCGGGGCCCTCCGGCTCGCGCGCTTCAACGTGCAGACCGGCAGCGTCGACAAGCGGTACTTCGTCGGGCTCTCGACGCCGGCGGCGGCAGGCGCGGTGGTGTCGACGGTGATGTTCCTCGAGAAGGCCGACCTCCCGCGCTGGCACCTGACGGCGATCGCGGTCGGGACGTATTGCGTGGCGCTGCTGATGGTGTCGACGTTCAAGTACTGGAGCTTCAAGGAGGTCGACGTCGCGCGCCGGCACCCCGCCCAGGCGCTGCTGGTCGTCGTCCTCGGCGTGATGATCGTGGCCACCAACCACGAGCTGTTCCTGTTCCTCATCTTCCTTGGCTATGCGCTGTCCGGACCCGTCCGGCGGCTGATCGTCGGGCGCGCGCCGGTCGTGGCACCGGCCGAGCCGGCGCATTCCGAGCGACCGTAA
- the truA gene encoding tRNA pseudouridine(38-40) synthase TruA: MLSYDGTGYAGWQSQPDPPTIQALLTREARRLCGEDARVTGASRTDAGVHALRQTVSLTTTSPLPPAAILGALNAALPPDIRVRDVREAAPGFHARFAARGKRYLYLIDNARVGSPLLRRVAWHVPVRLEIERMRAGLAALRGRHDFSAFRAAAGREQAPVCTVRALHVFRRADRVALLISADRYLHHMVRTIVGSAVEIGRGAKSPEWLAEVLAGGDRRRAGPTAPAHGLTLVRVTY, translated from the coding sequence GTGCTGTCGTACGACGGCACCGGCTATGCCGGCTGGCAATCGCAGCCGGATCCGCCGACCATCCAGGCCCTGCTCACGCGCGAAGCGCGGCGGCTCTGCGGCGAGGACGCGCGCGTGACCGGCGCCTCGCGCACCGACGCCGGCGTCCACGCGCTCAGACAGACGGTCTCGCTCACCACGACATCCCCGCTGCCGCCGGCGGCGATTCTCGGCGCGCTCAACGCCGCGCTGCCGCCCGACATCCGCGTCCGCGACGTCCGCGAGGCCGCGCCCGGGTTCCACGCCCGCTTCGCCGCGCGCGGCAAGCGCTACCTCTACCTGATCGACAACGCCCGCGTCGGCTCGCCGTTGCTCCGCCGCGTCGCGTGGCACGTCCCGGTGCGCCTCGAGATCGAACGGATGCGTGCCGGGCTCGCCGCACTGCGCGGCCGCCACGATTTCTCGGCGTTCCGCGCCGCCGCGGGACGCGAGCAGGCGCCGGTGTGCACGGTCCGCGCGCTGCACGTCTTTCGTCGTGCCGACCGCGTCGCGCTCCTGATCTCCGCCGACCGCTATCTGCATCACATGGTGCGCACGATCGTCGGCAGCGCGGTCGAGATCGGCCGCGGCGCCAAGAGCCCGGAGTGGCTGGCGGAAGTCCTGGCAGGCGGAGACCGCAGGCGCGCGGGCCCGACGGCCCCGGCGCACGGCCTGACGCTGGTCCGGGTGACCTATTGA
- a CDS encoding molybdopterin-dependent oxidoreductase: MTTNLIDIQNADVIMATSNMAENHPVGFQWVMKAKERGAKLIHVDPRFTRTSAAADMHVPLRSGTNIVFFGGLIRYAIESNLYFKDYVVSYTNASFLIDPAFKTPTDLGGLFTGFDDAKRSYDRSSWKYQ, translated from the coding sequence ATGACCACGAACCTGATCGACATCCAGAACGCGGATGTCATCATGGCGACGTCGAACATGGCCGAGAATCACCCCGTCGGCTTCCAGTGGGTGATGAAGGCCAAGGAGCGCGGCGCCAAGCTGATCCACGTCGACCCGCGCTTCACGCGGACCAGCGCCGCCGCCGACATGCACGTCCCGCTGCGCTCGGGGACGAACATCGTCTTCTTCGGCGGCCTGATCCGGTACGCGATCGAGTCGAACCTCTACTTCAAGGATTACGTCGTCAGCTACACGAACGCGTCGTTCCTCATCGATCCCGCGTTCAAGACGCCGACCGACCTCGGGGGCCTCTTCACCGGGTTCGACGACGCCAAGCGGAGCTACGACCGGAGCTCCTGGAAGTACCAGC
- a CDS encoding twin-arginine translocation signal domain-containing protein, which translates to MSLSRRDVLKFGGATAAGVAAGSRLDLAPVEAAATDLKIKTAKVSRSVCPYCAVGCGQLVYSKDNRIIDIEGDPDTPHTLGKLCPKGAATIQLSNNKLRPTKALYRAAGSDKWEEKPLDWMYAEISKRYYETREKHFIEKEKTKDGADITVNRLEAIASLGSACIDNEEAYLLTKFNRSLGIVYHEHQARV; encoded by the coding sequence ATGAGTCTGTCCCGACGCGACGTGCTGAAGTTCGGCGGCGCCACCGCCGCGGGAGTCGCGGCCGGCAGCCGGCTCGACCTCGCGCCCGTGGAGGCCGCGGCGACGGATCTGAAGATCAAGACCGCGAAAGTGTCGCGCAGCGTCTGTCCGTACTGCGCCGTCGGCTGCGGGCAGCTCGTCTACTCGAAAGACAACCGGATCATCGACATCGAGGGCGACCCGGACACGCCGCACACGCTCGGCAAGCTCTGCCCGAAGGGCGCGGCCACCATCCAGCTCTCCAACAACAAGCTCCGCCCGACGAAGGCGCTGTATCGCGCGGCCGGCTCGGACAAGTGGGAAGAGAAGCCGCTCGACTGGATGTACGCCGAGATCTCCAAGCGCTACTACGAGACGCGCGAGAAGCACTTCATCGAGAAGGAGAAGACGAAAGACGGCGCCGACATCACCGTCAATCGTCTGGAGGCGATCGCCTCCCTCGGCTCGGCGTGCATCGACAACGAGGAGGCGTACCTCCTCACGAAGTTCAACCGCTCCCTGGGCATCGTCTACCACGAGCATCAGGCCAGGGTCTGA
- the ilvN gene encoding acetolactate synthase small subunit, translating to MSNGNGSEPRKHTIAILVENKFGVLSRVAGLFSARGYNIESLSVGETLDPAVSRMTIVVHGDEFVIEQVTKQLHKLIDVIKVSDLTDDNHVERELVLIRVNAEPQHRAEILRTADIFRAKVVDVTAATFVLEVTGEEGKLDALIELLKPMGIQELVRTGKVAIARGPKARAKKVEPVKRARVSDDPRVVGFAD from the coding sequence ATGAGCAACGGCAACGGCAGCGAGCCGCGCAAGCACACGATCGCGATCCTCGTCGAGAACAAGTTCGGCGTCCTGTCGCGCGTCGCGGGGCTCTTCTCGGCGCGCGGCTACAACATCGAGAGCCTCTCGGTCGGCGAGACGCTGGACCCGGCCGTGTCCCGCATGACGATCGTCGTGCACGGCGACGAGTTCGTGATCGAGCAGGTCACGAAGCAGCTCCACAAGCTGATCGACGTCATCAAGGTCTCGGATCTGACGGACGACAACCACGTGGAGCGCGAGCTCGTGCTGATCCGCGTCAACGCCGAGCCGCAGCACCGCGCGGAGATCCTCCGCACCGCGGACATCTTCCGCGCCAAGGTGGTCGACGTCACGGCCGCGACCTTCGTGCTGGAGGTCACGGGCGAGGAAGGCAAGCTCGACGCGCTCATCGAGCTCCTGAAGCCGATGGGCATTCAGGAGCTCGTGCGCACGGGCAAGGTGGCCATCGCCCGCGGTCCGAAGGCGCGCGCGAAGAAGGTCGAGCCCGTCAAGCGCGCCCGCGTCTCCGACGACCCCCGGGTCGTCGGGTTCGCCGATTAA